CTGCATCGCTGCCGAACAAGGGCCCCGGCACATGAATCACCCGGGCGATATCGGGCAGACCCTGAAGCACTTCGTCCAGCACCTCACGGCGATCGAACTGCCTGCCTGCATAGGTATAGCTGTCGGTCGCGAAAATCAGCTTGGGCGCGATCTGCTGGAAGCGGTCCAGCACCACGGATACGCCCATCTCCGGCGCGCAACTGGACCAGATGGCGCCAATGCTGGCACAGGCCAGAAACGCCACCACGGTCTGCGGCACATTGGGCAGATAGGCCACCACACGATCGCCAGGCCCAATGCCCAGACCGCGCAGGCTTGCCGCCAAGGCTCCCACATCGCGCTGCAGTTGCTGCCAGGAGACTTCGACCGGGCTCTGGCCCTCGCAGCGCGCAATGATGGCCGGGCGCTGATCGCTGGCCTGGCGGAAGATATGCTCGGCATAGTTGAGCCGGGTGTCGGGAAACCACTGAGCACCCGGCATCTTGCGGCCGGCCAGCACCTGCGTCGGGTCACCATCGGCCTGAATCTCGAAGTAGTCCCAGATCGAGCGCCAAAAGCCTTCGATATCGGTTGCCGACCATTGCCACAGCGCCTCATAGTCGGAGCAGTCACGGCCACGGCTGTCGCGCAGCCAGTTCATGTAATGCCACAGGCCGCTTTGCTCCTGCTGTTGCTGCGTGGGCCTCCACAACTCCTGCCCTTGTACCAATGCCATACTGTCTCCGGACTCAAATTAGATATTTTTTATAACTATAAAAACAAACCAAGTCCTGCCTACCAAGGGCAATCCCTAGCATGGCTCAGAAATTCAGCTTCTCGAGCCGGTCGTACAGCTTGGCCCGCGATATGCCGAGCGTCCTTGCCACTGCCAGCTTGTTACCCCCATGGGCCTGCATCGCGGCCCTTATCGCGCGGGTTTCGAGATCCGCCATTTGCTCGGCAAGCGGTTTGAGCAGATCGCCCGTCGCAGCCACCGCAGCCATGGGCGCCCGAGTCAAGGGCAACAGATGTGGAACCTGTAGCTCCACCCCGGACGAGCGCAGCACCTGCGCCAGCAGGCCGGCATCGATGTGCGAGTCATCGCAGCGCATGGCGGCCTGCTCCAGCACATTGCGCAGCTCGCGAATATTGCCGCGCCAGGCCTGTGCGACCAACAATTCCAGCGCTCCCTTTCCCAGCTCCGGCGGAACCATGTCGTTGCGCAGCGCCAGGTCCTCGCAGAGCACTTCCACCAGGGCCGGGATATCGCTGCTGCGCTCGCGCAGCGGCGGCACGCGCACGGGCAGCACATGCAGCCGATAGAACAGGTCTTCGCGGAAGCGCCCGTCGCGCACCATCTGCAGCAGATCGCGAGAAGTGGCGGCCACCACGCGCACATCGAAATGCACGATCTGGTTGGAGCCCAGCGGCTCGATCTCGCCCTCCTGCAAGGCCCGCAGCAGCTTGGCCTGCAGGCTGGCGGGCATGTCGCCGATTTCGTCGAGAAACAGGGTGCCGCCATCGGCGAGCTTGAACTTGCCATCGCGCGTCTTGCGCTCGGCTCCGGTAAATGCGCCCGGTGCCACGCCGAAGAACTCGGCCTCCAGCAGCGTCTCGGGAATGGCCGCGATATTGACGCTCACAAAAGGGCCGGCAGAGCGCGCCGATGCGGCATGGATGGCATGGGCCAGCACCTCCTTGCCGGTACCTGTCTCGCCCAGCAGCAGCACCGGGCTCATGGACTGAGCAGCCCGCCGCGCCTGGCGCTTGACCTCGACTGCCGCCGGACTGCTGCCCACAAAGCTGGCAAAGCTGTATTTGCTGCGGCGCGACCCTTGTACGGACGCCTGCAAGCTGCGGCTGCGCTGGGCAGCCAGCTCGCGCCTCGCTTCATCGAGATCGCGCTGCAGCATCGCGAACTTGCTGATCAGCGGCTGCAAGGTCGTCTCTGGCTGATCGAACAGCACAATGCCGATGACACCAATCACGCCTCCTTCGTCGTCGTGCAGCGGCAGGCGGCTGACGACAAAGGTTCCGGCGCTATTGGTCAGCAGATCGATCAGGACTGGCTTGCCGGTCTCCAGCACACTGCGCATCTGCGTGTTGGGGATGACCTCCTCGACCATATGCCCGAGAAAGTCGCCCACACCGGCCACACCCAGGCGCGGCAAAAAACGCTCGTAGCCTTTGTTGACCCAGACGATGCGCCCGCTTCTGTCGACCAGAAACATGCCCTGGCTCATCGACGAGAACAGCTGAAACATGGACCGCGCCGCCAGGGCATAGATGCCGTCGGCATCTTCGGGCAGCTCGCAAGCGAAATCGTGGGGTAGCAGTTGGCTCATTTCCATCGCGTCATGGTAGGGCGACATTCAAGCCCAACCATCAGCACAGACCTGTAGCCGCGCGCGGACAACGCATCCACGCTTCTGAACTGAGCCTGCCTCCATAAAAAAATCCCCTGTCCGACTCACCGGACAGGGGATGTGAATGCAACGGGCTCCATGCGTGAAGCACCCGCAGCAGGCTAGGAAACCGGACTCAGGCGGTGCTTGTCTCCCGGGCATGCTTGGCCTGCGACAGGCGCTTGAGCACGCGAGGAATGATCAGCACGGCCAGCACAATGATGATCAGCGTCAGCGACATGGGACGCTGCAGGAAGATCCACCAGCTGCCCTCGCCGATCGAGACGGCGTTGCGCATCTGGGCTTCGGCCAGGGGGCCGAGGATCATGCCCACCACCACAGGTGCGGTGGGGAAGTCGAAGCGGCGCATGATCACGCCCAGCACGCCGATGCCGTAGAGCAGGAACAGATCGAATGCGCTCTGGCGCATGCCGTAGGCACCGACGGTTGCGAAGATCAGGATGCCGGCATACAACTGGGGACGTGGAATCTTCAAAAGCTTGACCCACAGGCCCACCATGGGCAGGTTCAGCACCAGCAGCATCACGTTGCCAATGTACAGCGAGGCAATCAGCGCCCAGACCAGGGCCGCCGAGCTGGTAAACAGTTGGGGACCGGGGTTGATGCCGTAGTTCTGGAAAGCGCCCAGCAGCACGGCCGTGGTGTTGCTGGTGGGAATGCCCAGAGTCAGCAGCGGAATCAGAGCCGCAGTCACGGTCGCATTGTTGGCAGCTTCCGGACCGGCCACGCCTTCGATGGCACCCTTGCCGCCGAACTCGGCCTTGTCTTCGCCCTTGGCCAGCTTCTTTTCCGTCGCATAGCTCAGAAAGGTCGGGATCTCGGTACCGCCGGCAGGAATGCAGCCGAACGGTGTGCCCAGCAGCGTGCCGCGCATCCAGGCGGGCCAGGAACGCTTCCAGTCACGCTTGGTCATGTGCACACGCGTCAGCTTGTTCTGGGACTCCTCGACCTTGCCTTCATACATGGCGGCATACAGCACTTCGGCCACGGCAAACAGCCCCACGGCCACCAGCACGATATCGATGCCGTCCAGCAGCTCCATCTTGCCGCCGGTGTAACGCGCCGCACCGGAGATCTGGTCCATGCCGATGCAACCCGCAGCCAGGCCGACAAACAGCGCCGTCATGCCGCGCAGCGTGCTCTGGCCCAGAACGGCACTCACGGTGGTGAAGGCC
This window of the Comamonas testosteroni genome carries:
- a CDS encoding tripartite tricarboxylate transporter permease, producing the protein MDIFNALMAGFATAITPANLLWALVGCALGTAVGVLPGIGPAVAVAMLLPITAKVDVTASMIFFAGIYYGAMYGGSTTSILLNTPGETASMVTAMEGNKMAKSGRAGAALATAAIGSFFAGTFATVVVTLFAPYVADFAVKLGPPEYFMLMVLAFTTVSAVLGQSTLRGMTALFVGLAAGCIGMDQISGAARYTGGKMELLDGIDIVLVAVGLFAVAEVLYAAMYEGKVEESQNKLTRVHMTKRDWKRSWPAWMRGTLLGTPFGCIPAGGTEIPTFLSYATEKKLAKGEDKAEFGGKGAIEGVAGPEAANNATVTAALIPLLTLGIPTSNTTAVLLGAFQNYGINPGPQLFTSSAALVWALIASLYIGNVMLLVLNLPMVGLWVKLLKIPRPQLYAGILIFATVGAYGMRQSAFDLFLLYGIGVLGVIMRRFDFPTAPVVVGMILGPLAEAQMRNAVSIGEGSWWIFLQRPMSLTLIIIVLAVLIIPRVLKRLSQAKHARETSTA
- a CDS encoding sigma-54 interaction domain-containing protein; this translates as MSQLLPHDFACELPEDADGIYALAARSMFQLFSSMSQGMFLVDRSGRIVWVNKGYERFLPRLGVAGVGDFLGHMVEEVIPNTQMRSVLETGKPVLIDLLTNSAGTFVVSRLPLHDDEGGVIGVIGIVLFDQPETTLQPLISKFAMLQRDLDEARRELAAQRSRSLQASVQGSRRSKYSFASFVGSSPAAVEVKRQARRAAQSMSPVLLLGETGTGKEVLAHAIHAASARSAGPFVSVNIAAIPETLLEAEFFGVAPGAFTGAERKTRDGKFKLADGGTLFLDEIGDMPASLQAKLLRALQEGEIEPLGSNQIVHFDVRVVAATSRDLLQMVRDGRFREDLFYRLHVLPVRVPPLRERSSDIPALVEVLCEDLALRNDMVPPELGKGALELLVAQAWRGNIRELRNVLEQAAMRCDDSHIDAGLLAQVLRSSGVELQVPHLLPLTRAPMAAVAATGDLLKPLAEQMADLETRAIRAAMQAHGGNKLAVARTLGISRAKLYDRLEKLNF